One Stigmatopora argus isolate UIUO_Sarg chromosome 12, RoL_Sarg_1.0, whole genome shotgun sequence genomic window carries:
- the LOC144085666 gene encoding ADP-ribosylation factor 1-like 2 — translation MGGVFGKLFQMFGKKEMRILMVGLDAAGKTTILYKLKLGEIVTTIPTIGFNVETVEYKNISFTVWDVGGQDKIRPLWRHYFQNTQGLIFVVDSNDRERVTEAREELMRMLAEDELRGVLLLVFANKQDLPNAMNAAEITDKLGLHSLRDRKWYIQATCATNGDGLYEGLDWLSNELKNCR, via the exons ATGGGAGGAGTGTTTGGAAAATTGTTTCAAATGTTTGGTAAGAAGGAAATGAGGATCCTAATGGTGGGACTGGACGCCGCTGGGAAAACGACTATTTTGTACAAGCTCAAGCTCGGGGAGATCGTCACCACCATTCCAACGATAG GTTTTAATGTGGAGACAGTGGAGTACAAGAATATCAGCTTCACGGTGTGGGATGTAGGCGGCCAGGATAAGATTCGGCCTCTGTGGCGTCATTACTTCCAGAACACGCAAG GTCTCATCTTTGTGGTAGACAGCAACGACCGTGAGCGAGTCACCGAGGCTCGCGAGGAACTCATGAGGATGTTGGCAGAGGACGAACTGCGTGGTGTTCTGCTCCTGGTTTTCGCCAATAAACAG GACCTGCCCAATGCCATGAATGCGGCTGAGATCACAGACAAGCTGGGTCTTCACTCCCTGCGTGACAGAAAATGGTACATCCAGGCGACTTGCGCCACCAATGGCGACGGTCTCTACGAAGGACTGGACTGGTTGTCTAATGAGCTCAAGAACTGTAGGTAG